A segment of the Geoglobus ahangari genome:
AGCAGGAGTATGGAGGGATCATAAGGCACGGGGCCAAGGTTCTGTACGCTTACAGCGAGGCCACAGTTCCGCTCGTCACGATAATCCTGAGGAAGGCCTACGGAGGAGCTTACCTCGCCATGGGGAGCAAGCACCTTGGCGCTGACGTGGTCTACGCCTACCCAACGGCAGAGATAGCCGTGATGGGGCCGGAAGGAGCGGCGGAGATCGTCTTCAGGAAGGAGATTGCCAAGGCTGACGATCCGGAGAAGGTCAGGCAGGAGAAGATACAGGAGTACAGGGAGAGGTTCGCCAACCCGTACAGGGCGGCGGCGAGGGGATACATAGACGACGTTATCGACCCCAAGTTCACGAGGGTCAAGGTGATCTCTGCCCTCAGAGTTCTCGAGACGAAGAGGGAGAAGCTCCCACCGAAGAAGCACGGGAACATACCCCTGTGAGGTGGTATTATGGGTCTGAATCCAGACGAGTTTGTTGCGGCCGTGATGGCGATCCACAAGTACCTCGAGGAGCACTCGGAGAAGCCCATCGAGATAAAGAGAGACCTCAGCTACTGGAAGATCGTCTCGAGGGTGCCGGGGTGGTAGAATGGTCAGGTACTCCGTCATAGTCAACGGCAAGAGGTTCGATGTTGAGGTGGAGGAGCTTTCCTCCAACAGATTTAAGGTCGTTGTGAACGGGAAGGAAGAGGAGATAGAGCTTTTCGAGGAGAGGAGAGCTGTAGAGGCCAAGGAAAAGGTCGAAGCGCCAGTCTCCGCAGGAAAGGCCGAGGGTGGAGAGGTCAAGGCGGAGATGTCCGGCAGCGTTGTGAGGATCCTCGTGAAAGAGGGCGAGGCGGTGAAGAAGGGGCAGCCCGTTCTGATCCTCGAGGCAATGAAGATGGAGAATGAGGTCGTCTCTCCAGCTGATGGAATCGTGGAGAGCATTGAGGTGAGGGAGGGAGACAAGGTTCAGGCTGGAGACGTGCTGATCAGGATAAGGGCCGAAGGTGGAGGCTCACCAGCCGAGAAGCCCAAGGCGGTTGAGGGTGACGGAACGCAGGTCAAGGCTGAGATGGCGGGAACGATCGTCAGGATCGTCAAGAAGGAGGGCGAGGCCGTAAAGTCCGGAGAGGCGGTCGTGATCCTCGAGGCGATGAAGATGGAGAACGAGATCTCCTCGCCGGTGGACGGTGTGGTTTCTAAGGTTTACGTCAAGGAGGGTGATAAGGTTCAGGCCGGAGACGTTCTGTTCTCCGTGTCTTGAGGAGGTGTTTTTATGAACAAGAGAGAGTGGGAGGAGAAGTACGTAAAGCCCCTGCTTGAGAAGGCTCCCGAAAGGAAGAGGGAGTTCAAGACGGCAAGCGGCTTTGTTGTTGACAGGCTCTACACTCCCGAGGACGTTCAGGTGGATTATGATTCAAAGCTCGGGTATCCGGGCGTGTACCCGTTCACGAGGGGAGTCTATCCAACAATGTACCGAGGAAGACTCTGGACGATGAGGCAGTACGCCGGCTTCGGAACTGCCGAGGAAACTAACAAAAGGTACAAGTTCTTGCTCGAGCAGGGACAGACCGGTCTCAGCGTCGCGTTCGATCTACCAACCCAGATTGGCTACGACTCCGATCACCCCATGGCCCTCGGAGAGGTAGGGAAGGTCGGAGTTGCGATAGACACCATAGAGGACATGCAGATCCTCTTCGACGGAATCCCACTCGACAAGGTGTCAACATCAATGACAATCAACTCCACCGCCGCGCAGATCTTGAGCATGTATGTTGCCGTTGCTGAGTCGCAGGGGGTTGACAGGAAGGTTCTCAGGGGGACGGTGCAGAACGACATGCTGAAGGAGTACATCGCGAGGGGAACCTACATCTTCCCTCCAGAGCCGAGCCTGAGGCTCGCGACGGACATAATCATGTTCTGCGCCAAGGAGATCCCCAAGTGGAACTCGATAAGCATTTCAGGTTACCACATGGAGGAAGCTGGAGCAACCCCGGTTCAGGAGGTCGCCTTCACTCTTGCAGACGGAATAGAGTACGTGCAGAGGGTCATCGACAGGGGGATGAACGTTGACGAGTTCGCTCCGAGACTCAGCTTCTTCTTCGCCGCAGGGAACAACCTCCTTGAGGAGGTGGCGAAGTTCAGGGCTGCAAGGAGGCTCTGGGCAAGGATAATGAAAGAGAGGTTCGGGGCGAAGAACCCGAGGTCCATGATGCTCAGGTTCCACGTTCAGACGGCGGGCTGCACCCTCACGGCCCAGCAGCCGGAGAACAACATAATCAGGGTCACCCTTCAGGCTCTCGCGGCAGTCCTTGGTGGTACGCAGAGCCTGCACACAAACAGCTACGACGAGGCCCTAAGCCTGCCGACCGAGAAGGCCGTTAGAATCGCCCTCAGGACGCAGCAGATCATCGCGGAGGAGAGCGGTGTGGCTGACGTCATAGACCCGCTTGGCGGAGCGTACTACGTTGAGTGGCTCACCGACAGGATAGAGGAGGAGGCGATGAAGTATATCGAGAAGATCGACGAGATGGGAGGAGTGATAAGGGCGATCGAGAGCGGATACATCCAGAGGGAGATACAGAGATCTGCGTACGAGAAGCAGAAGGCTATTGACGAGGGCGAGCTTGTGGTGGTCGGTGTCAACAAGTACAGGATAGAGGAGGAGCTCAACGTCGAGATCCTCAGGATCGATCAGGAGATGGTCAGGAAGCAGATAGAGAGGCTCAAGAGGTTCAGGGAGAGCAGGGACAGGAGCAAGGTTGAACAAGCTCTCGAGAGGCTCAAGAAGGCTGCAGAGAACCCGGACGAGAACCTAATGCCGTACATCCTCGAGGCGGTGAAGGCTAAGGCGACGCTGGGCGAGATGACCGATGCGCTGAGAGAGGTCTTTGGAGAGTACAGAGCTCCGCAAATCTTTTAAGTCCCTCTTTTTTACCCTTTTCCGGTGGTGCCTTGAAGGAGTGGCTGATCTATCTGATTCCCCCCATTCTCGGAGCACTGATTGGGTACCTCACCAACGTCATCGCCATAAAGCTCCTCTTTCACCCGAGAAAGCCCATAAATATCCTCGGTTTCAGGATTCAGGGCCTTGTTCCAGCAAAGAGCGAGGAGTTTGCGGTCAGGTTCGTGGAGCTCATAGAGGACTACGTGAAGAAGGAGGACTTCAGGGAGCTAATAGACGAGGCGATCGGCAAGACACTGAGGGAAAGCAAGCTCATGAAGTTCTTGATGAACCCGGTTATTGGGGCGATTCTCGAGAAGTACGGCTTCAAGGAGAGGATCTCCGAGCACATAGACGGTCTCGTGCAGAGGTCTCAGCTCCTGCTCAGCTCCGCGATAGTGGAGAACATGGACTTCAAGAGGTTCCTCGAGAAGAAGATAGCCGAGTTCAGCGAGGAGGAGGCGGAGCTAATCTTCAAGCGCTTTGCAAAGAAGGAGATGAGGTTCATAGAAATTTCCGGGGCCATCCTCGGCTTCCTAATCGGTCTCGTCCAGACCATCCTCCTCATTGTGGCATATTAGCACGTAGTGGTAGGGGTAGATATCCAGCGAGACAACGCTTGAGAAGTGCTTTTCAAGAAGCTCTCTCATCTCCTCCTCGCCTATCCTCTCATCGAGTAGAGGTCCAAAGTCCGTCTCGACTTTTTTCCAGTCTATAACGCATACGAACCTCGCAATCCTGCTCCACTCAACAAGCTCTTCCGGCTCGTCAACCTCGTGCAGAACGTTCGAAAAGAGGATGAAGTCCACCGGAAAGTCGAAGTCCACCGGCCTGTCTGACAGGATTGCACCCACATTTGCGATTCCCCTCTTTTCCATCTCCGCTCTCAGCGCCTCGACCATCTTCCACTCAGCGTCTATGGCATAAACCCTTCTGAAGTGCCTCGCCAGAACCTCCGTGAAGTAGCCGCTCCCTGCCCCGTAGTCTACTGCCGTGCCCCTCCTCCCCCTAACTCTGGAAATCACCTCCCTCTCGAACACGTCGGTGGGCATGATCTGCCTTCTCCTCTCGCTCCAGAGCTCTTCTGGCCTGCCAGAGAACCTGTGACCCATGCTCACACCTCAGAACTGCCTGACCGTGTGGACAATCCTGTGAACCGTGGTGATGAAGCTCAGCACCGCAATTATCCAGAGGGTCTCGACGTAGTAGCCGAGCAACAGTCCGATCATTATCAGCGCGATCCTCGTGTCCCTGCCTGCTATGCCCACCTTGCACTCTGCACCCTCAGCCTCCGCCATTGCCCTCGCGATGCTGACGCCGAAGGAGAAGGTTAGAGCCAAGAAGCCGGCAAGCCAGTAGCCTGCAGGGTTGAGGGCGACGATGGCGATGATGATTGCCGCGTCAACAAACCTGTCGAAGACCCTGTCGATGAACGCCCCGTACCTTGAAGTTTTTCCGGCCATCCTCGCAAGATCGCCGTCAACACAGTCGAAGATTTGAGAGATGAAGAGCAGAAGCACACCCTCATATATTCTGCCGATTGCCACGATGTATGCAGATATCAGGCCGAGGGCAAACGCGAAGTACGTTATCGTGTTTGGGTGCACGTCGAACCTCATCAGGAATCTCGCAATGGGCCTCGAGAACCTCCTGTAGACCACGTTTGTTATGACGTACTCGAACCTGATTCTACCACCTCCCGGACAAATTTATCGAAAAGACTTAAATAAATTTCAGTTCTCCTTTATCCATGCAGGCAGTCATTCTGGCAGCCGGAATGGGCTCAAGACTCGGAACGCTCACCGAAAAAATTCCCAAGGCCCTTATAGACGTTGGCGGTAAACCCCTCATCGCTCACTCCATAGAAATCCTCCGCGAGAGCGGTGTCAGGAGATTCGTAATCGTCACGGGCTACAGGGCGTACAAGATCAGGAGCTACCTTGAAGAGCATTACGACGACATAGACGTCGAGTACGTCCACAACCACAGGTACGAGACGACAAACAACATCTACAGCCTGTACCTTGCGGCCAAGCAGATCACCGGGCCATACTACATCCTGAACTCCGACATAATATTCCACCCCGGGATATTCAGGAACATCCACGAGAGCGAGAAGGAAAACCTGACGATATCCGTGGACTTCAGGGAAAACCTCGGGGAGGAGGAGATGAAGGTGGTTGTCGAGGATGAGAGGGTTGTCGAGATAAGCAAGAAGATTGACCCTGCAAGGGCGCACGGAGAGTACATAGGGATTACGAAGGTGACCGAGAGATCTGCGAGCGCTCTCGTCGAGTCGCTGGAGGAGACCATGGACGTGCATGGAAAGAGGGTGTTCTACGAGCACGCGTTTCAGATGATGATCGACAAGGGGCATGAGGTGAACTACGCCCCAACCTCCGGACTCGCGTGGACGGAGATAGACACGATTGAGGATCTTATTCATGCGAGGGAGGAGGTGTACCCTGCCATAGCTGGCAGGTAGTCTGCAGAACCTTTAATTATGTCCTCGTCAGAATTTCATTCGTGGTGGATGACAGGCTGCTGGAGGAACTGAGGCGAGACTTCTCGGGATTCGCTGAAAAGTGCCGGGGTATCGTGCTCTTCGGCTCACACGCCAAGGGAGAGGCAACAAAGAGGAGCGACGTTGACGTGTGCCTTGTAACTCCCGAGAAGGGAGTTTTCGATGCCGTTCTCTCCAAGCTTGGTGGAAAGTACGACATAAGGGTGTTCGAGGAGCTCCCATACCACGTCAGGGCCGACATAATACAGAACCACGTTCGGATTTACGCGAGAGACGATCTCGACATGTACTTCTACAAGCAGCTCAAGATCTGGAAGGACATGGAGCACAGGGTGAAGGAGAACGAATTCGAAAGCGTCTGGGAGAAGCTCAGGCTTCGGAGGAGGTGGATGAGTGAGAAGGAAAAGATACTTGGAGAAATTGGAGTGGATAGAGGAAGAAGTTAATTTCACGGCAGGAATGGATCTCAACGGGAATGTCGAGAGAAGGGCTGTGCTTTACTCGATTCTAACTGCAGTTGAGGCTGCGATGGACATAGTGGCAATGCTTCTGAAGGATCTGGGATTTGAAGTTGAGGATGACTACTCGAACATCAAAAAGCTTGTCGATGAGGGTGTTTTAAGCGAGGAAGACGCGGACTTGCTCAGGAGGTTCAATGGATTGAGAAACGCGATAGCCCACCACTACAACCATCTCGACCTTAAAAAGGTGGAGGGGGCAATTGAGAGCATGGGCGAGCTGCTGGACATTGCTGCCAGACTTGTGGAGGTCGCGGAAAAATTGGTGAAGTGAGATCACTTCTTCGCCTGCTCCACTATGATCTCGTAGTCTTTCTCGATCTCCTTCAGGAACATCTCCTTCGTGAACCCGTTTTTGTAGGCGAGCAGCGTGGCTCCTCCCGCACCCACTCCTTCCTTGACGAAGCCCTCGGCATACGCTCTCAGACCCGGCTTCACAGACTCTCCAAGCCCCGGATCGCTTGCGATCACATCCGTCGCGGCTATCTCCGCTATGTCCGCGGTGCTGTCCTCGGCCACATAAACGGTTGTGGCGATGTGGATCTCCTTTGCCTCATCAATCGCCCTTATGACCTGAGAGGCTGCGGCCATCTGCGTGCCTCCTGCGAGAATTACCGGCTTTCTCGATCCAAGAGCAATTCCAGTTACGGCGAGAAGCACCGGATCCCCGACTTCTGCGAGAATTTCGAGTGGATCGCTCGAGTTGATCCTGCTGACGGCCTTTTCTATAACCTGCCTCTTCACTTCCACCGGGTTTTCGGGCATGCTCGACGAGACCTTCGCCTCAACACCCATGGCCTTCAGAACCGCTCCAGCCGTGGTCGTGCCTGCTGGAATGCTCTCTCCAATCATCAGCACCTCGAACCTCTTCGAGAACTCCCTGCCGAGAATCTTCGCGTACTCGAAGGCCTCAACAGCAGCTTCAAGCTCCATGGCCTTGCCCTCAGCGATGTTGTTGCCCACAGGCGCGTTTATGCTGTAGTAGGGAATCTTCGGCTTCACCATTAGGCCGCTGTCCACCACGAAGAGAGGTGTTCCGAGGAGCCTGAGTGCGGTGTACGTTATCAGCGCAGGAGTCGGCTTTCCGTCAGGAGTTGCGGGAGGGAATGGAATGCTCTTGCAGTGGCCGTAGTAGAGCAATTCCGCATCGGCAGGTGGCGTGAACTTTATAAGCTCCGGGCTCTCTCCAGCAACAGTTATCCCCTGAATCTCCGCAGTCCTCGTGTTGCCTATGCACAGCAGAAACGCCACATCCCTCTCGAGCAGATGGGAGAAGTCCTCGCCCTTCACGACCCTGTAGCTCATAGCCGTAACTCGATGCACGGTAATAAAAGGTTTGGTTTTGTAATACATACGTAACACACAATTGCCGGGGCTGAAAGTTAAATAGTTTGGCGTCGAATGTCAGCTTGCATGGAAGGATGGCTGATTGATGCGGATTACGTCACGGAAAACGATAGGGCTGTTGTTAGGCTCTGGTGCAAGGATGATGAGGGCGTGTTCATAGTCTACGACAGGAACTTCACCCCCTACTTCTACGTCATCCCATACGAGGACTTCGATCCGATGAGGGTTGAGGTGGAGGCGAGAAACAGGATCATCACCCCTCAAAGTGCCGAGGTTGTGGAGAAGAAGGTGTTTGGGAAGGTGATAAGCGTTTACAAGATCTACGCGAAGCACCCTCAGGACGTTCCCAAGCTGAGGGAGGAGTTCAAAAAGTACGGAGATGTCAGGGAGGCGGACATCCCCTTCGCCTACAGGTACCTGATCGACAGGGATCTGGCGTGCATGGACGGGATAAGGGTTGAGGGGAAGGTCAGGCTTGAGAGGGGGATAAGGGTCGTTGAGGCCGAAAGCGTTGAGAGGGTCAGGAAAGCCGGCTTCCCCGAGCTCAAGGTTCTGGCATTTGACTGCGAGATGCTGTCAGAGTTCGGGATGGCAGACCCGGAGAAGGATCCGGTCATAATAATTGGCGTTAAGATGGGGGATTACGAGGAGATAATCCACGGTGAGGAGAGGGAGATAATCTCCAGATTCGTGAAGGTGATCAGGGAGCTCGACCCCGACATAATCGTGGGCTACAATCAGGACGGCTTCGACTGGCCATACCTGAGGAAAAGGGCGGAAAAGCTGTCCGTCAGGCTTGCTGTTGGCAGAGACGGAAGCGAGCTGACGTTCAGGGGCGGAAGACCCAAGATGACCGGCAGACTCAACGTTGATCTCTACGACATAGCGATGAGGCTGGACGTGAAGGTGAAGAAGCTCGAAAACGTTGCCGAGTTCCTCGGCAGGAAGGTGGAGATTGCTGACATTGAGGCCAAGGACATCTACCGAAAGTGGGTCTCTGGAGATAAGGAGAGCGTGTTCAGATACTCGAGGCAGGACATACTCAACACGTACTTCATCGCAGAGGAGCTGCTGCCAATGCACTACGAGCTTTCGAAGATGATTCGCGTTCCGGTTGACGACATAACGAGGATGGGCAGGGGGAGGCAGGTGGACTGGCTTCTGCTGAGCGAGGCCTACAGGCTCAATGAACTTGCGCCAAATCCCAAAGAGGTTGAGGAGAGCTACGAAGGAGCTTTCGTCCTCGAGCCGAAGAGGGGGCTGCACGAGAACGTTTACTGTCTGGACTTCGCCTCCATGTATCCGTCGATCATGATCGCATACAACATCTCTCCAGACACCTACGTTGCGGGAAAGTGCGAGGACTGCTTCGTCTCTCCCGAAGTGGGTCACAAGTTCAGGAAGAAGCCGGATGGATTCTTCAAGAGGATTCTGCTCGACCTCATTGGCAGGAGGAGGGAGGTCAAGCAGAGGATGAAGGAGGTGGACAGGGAAAGCCTCGAGTACAGGCTCCTCGACATAAAGCAGCAGACCCTCAAGGTTCTGACCAACTCATTTTACGGGTACACGGGCTGGAGCGGAGCGAGGTGGTACTGCAGGCAGTGCGCTGAGGCCACTACTGCTTGGGGAAGGCACTTCATAAAGAAGTCCGCGGAGATCGCGAGAAGCATGGGCTTCGAGGTTTTGTATGGAGACACGGACAGCATATTCGTGAGGAAGGACGCACCTCCAGAGCAGCTCGAGAGGGAGGTGGAGGAGCTCATTGAAAGAATAACCCGCGAGCTGCCCGTGACTATCGAGGTGGATGAGGTCTACAGGTCCATATTCTTCGTTGAAAAGAAGAGGTACGCCGGTCTGACAAGCGATGGAAGAGTAATCGTCAAGGGGCTCGAGGTGAGGAGGGGGGACTGGTGCGAGCTGGCGAAGGAGGTTCAGAGGGAGGTCATAGAGATTATCCTCAGGGACAAGGATCCGGAGAAGGCCCTCAGGTTCGTCAGAGAGGTTATAGCGAACATAAAGTCCGGAAAGTACGACCTCGAGAAGTTCGTGATATACAAGGGTCTGACGAAGAAGCCCTCGAAGTACGAGAGCATGCAGGCTCACGTAAAGGCTGCGCTAAAGGCGAGGGAGTTCGGGTTCGTTTATCCTGTCGGAACCAAGGTGGGGTATGTGATTCTGGAGGGCAGCGGGAACATAGGTGACAGGGCATACCCTCTGGAGCTGATCGAGGGATTTGACGGGGAGTTTGTGGAGATAAAGACAAAGCACGGCACCGAAAAGAGGAGGCTTGACAGGGACTACTACATAAACAACCAGGTCATTCCCAGCGTGCTGAGGATACTCGAGCGCTTTGGCTACAACGAGCTGTCGATAAAGGGCAACACACAAAAAACCCTCGACGCATTCTTCGGTTAGGCATGATGCAGGTGCACAGGCTGGGTGATGTTGAGAGGGTGGGGATCGGAACGGAGATAGGCGGGAGAGTGCTCCTGACCGCATCATTCTACGTTTATTCAGACCTCGTTTTTGACTCGGGATGCTCGAACGTGAGGGGCGAGGTGGCCGAATGGCTGAAGGAGAGGGGCTTTGAGGCAGTTTACCTGACCCACCACCACGAGGATCACTCTGGAAACGCCGCGCTGTTCGACGAGATCTGTGCAGGAGACAAGACGGCCGAAATCCTTGCCTCAGGCCTTGAGATCCCAGACTACAGGAAGGCCGTCTGGGGAGACGTTGAGAGAGTTCCAGCAAGCAAATTCAGGAAGCCCGATGTAGAGCACATCCACACCCCCGGACATTCGGAAGATCACGTCGTTTACTTTGCAGACGGTTACGCGTTCATTGGCGATCTGGTTCCTGCCAGAAGGATTTTCGTCGCCCTGAGGGGTGAGAACTTCGCCCGGATAATTGAGTCTCTGGAACGGGTGCTCGAGCGGGACTTCGAGGTTGCGTTTGGAGGGCACGGGATTTACAGCAGGGAGGAGGTGGAGGAGTATCTGAGCTACCTGAAGGATAGGAGAGCGAGGTGCGTGGAGCTCTACGAGATGGGCGAGTCCTGGATGGAGATCTACAGGAAGGTGTTCGGTGAGCCGGGCGAGAAGGCCATGATGTTTGAGGCGGTTAGCGGGGGAGAGTGGTCGAGGGAGAACCTTGTCAGGGCTATGGTCGGGGTGGATGGGCATGAGGGTTATAGTGGGCTCGAAGAATCCAGCGAAGGTTGCCGGAGTTAAAAGGGCGTTCAGCAGCTTCTTTGGAGATGTGGAGGTTGAGAGCACGGAGGCAGAATCTGGTGTGGGTAATCAGCCGTTCAATGGGGAGACGATACTCGGCGCGGTAAACAGGGCGAGAAACGCCTACAGAAAGGGCTTCGACTTCTCTGTTGGGGTTGAGGCGGGTTTGTTTGAGTTCCCGCACACGCTTACGGGCTACGTGGACTTTCAGGTGGCCTGCGTGTACGACGGAGAGAGGCACACCCTCGGATTCGGCCCGGGATTCGAGTACCCTCCCCAGGTTGTCAGGGATGTTCTCTCTGGCAGGGAGGTGGGCGAGGTGATGGCCGAGCTGACGGGCATCGAGAACCTCGGCAAGAGGTTCGGTGCCATTGGGTTCCTCACGGGAAAGAGGGTGGTGCGAAGCGATTTGACCGAGATCGCTGTAACCATGGCGCTGATACCCTGGGTAAACAGAGATCTGTACGGAATTGAGCCATGAGCCTGATCGCACCCTTTGACCCCTGGAAGTCAAGACTCTGCACATGCCCGCCCAAGTTCTCCCTCAACCCGTACACGGGCTGCGACCACAGGTGCAGGTACTGCTACTCGACCTACATCCCCAACTTCTTCAGGGCGAGACCGAAGAAGATGCTCCTCTCAAGGCTCGAGAAAGAGCTCAGAAAGCTTCCGAGCGGCTCGCTCATATCGATGTCCAACAGCTCCGACCCCTACCCGCCAGCCGAGAGGGAGCTTGAGCTGACAAGGAACGTGCTGAGGCTGATGGCAGAGAGAGATCTGAGGGTGCTTGTGATAACCAAGAGCGACACGGTTGTGAGGGATGCAGATATTCTCAGGAACATGAGGGCTGCGGTTGCGATAACGGTGACGACCCTGAACGAGGAGGTGGCAGAGAAGGTAGAGCCCAACGCTCCTGAGCCGAAGCGGAGGATAAAGGCTCTCAAAAGGCTGAAGGAAGAGGGAATCCCAGTGATCCTCAGACTCGACCCGGTGATGCCCGGGATAAATGAAGACGACATCGAGCGCGTGCTTGAAGCTGCAAGCTTTGTTGATCACGTGGTCTCGTCCACCCTCAAGCTCAGGGGAGACTCCTACTCCAGAATGGTGAGCGCGTTTCCGGAACTCAAAGAGGTTTACAGGAGGATGTACTTCAGGGAGGGGGAGAGGATTGGTGGCAGCTGGTACCTCAGAAAGGATTTGAGGGAGAATCTTCTGAGAAGGGTTGCGAAAAAGTGCGAGGAGCTTGGCATTAGCTACGCGTTCTGCAGAGAGGGAATATCTTTCAGGGCGAGAAGCTGCGACGGCTCTCATCTCGTGCCGTAGCTATTGTTCAGCTGATAAATCAGCGTCTTGCACCGGGTGTTCGCTCATCAGTTATCGTCGTGAGTCTGAGAGACTCAGAAGATATTCCAGATCATGCTGCCAGCCACAACAGCGTATGAAACCGCGTTCAGGATCGCTGACATGGAAAGGCTCCCTGTAATGCCCTGTTTGATGGCCACATGGTAAACAAGCCCCTCGATAACCGTGGATAGCACGTATGCGAGCAAAAACCAGATCGCGATCTCCACCTTATAGGGGCCAGGAACGATCAGACCCGCGAGGGAGCTGATGATGTTCGCGATGACTATCAGCAGCAAACCCCTGCCGGCTGAGATCCTGATGCCGAGCCTGTCCTTCAGAGCATAAAAGGCGAGCGCCTCTGAGAGAAT
Coding sequences within it:
- a CDS encoding DUF445 domain-containing protein — its product is MKEWLIYLIPPILGALIGYLTNVIAIKLLFHPRKPINILGFRIQGLVPAKSEEFAVRFVELIEDYVKKEDFRELIDEAIGKTLRESKLMKFLMNPVIGAILEKYGFKERISEHIDGLVQRSQLLLSSAIVENMDFKRFLEKKIAEFSEEEAELIFKRFAKKEMRFIEISGAILGFLIGLVQTILLIVAY
- a CDS encoding acyl-CoA mutase large subunit family protein, with protein sequence MNKREWEEKYVKPLLEKAPERKREFKTASGFVVDRLYTPEDVQVDYDSKLGYPGVYPFTRGVYPTMYRGRLWTMRQYAGFGTAEETNKRYKFLLEQGQTGLSVAFDLPTQIGYDSDHPMALGEVGKVGVAIDTIEDMQILFDGIPLDKVSTSMTINSTAAQILSMYVAVAESQGVDRKVLRGTVQNDMLKEYIARGTYIFPPEPSLRLATDIIMFCAKEIPKWNSISISGYHMEEAGATPVQEVAFTLADGIEYVQRVIDRGMNVDEFAPRLSFFFAAGNNLLEEVAKFRAARRLWARIMKERFGAKNPRSMMLRFHVQTAGCTLTAQQPENNIIRVTLQALAAVLGGTQSLHTNSYDEALSLPTEKAVRIALRTQQIIAEESGVADVIDPLGGAYYVEWLTDRIEEEAMKYIEKIDEMGGVIRAIESGYIQREIQRSAYEKQKAIDEGELVVVGVNKYRIEEELNVEILRIDQEMVRKQIERLKRFRESRDRSKVEQALERLKKAAENPDENLMPYILEAVKAKATLGEMTDALREVFGEYRAPQIF
- a CDS encoding CDP-alcohol phosphatidyltransferase family protein, whose translation is MVYRRFSRPIARFLMRFDVHPNTITYFAFALGLISAYIVAIGRIYEGVLLLFISQIFDCVDGDLARMAGKTSRYGAFIDRVFDRFVDAAIIIAIVALNPAGYWLAGFLALTFSFGVSIARAMAEAEGAECKVGIAGRDTRIALIMIGLLLGYYVETLWIIAVLSFITTVHRIVHTVRQF
- a CDS encoding DNA-directed DNA polymerase, coding for MEGWLIDADYVTENDRAVVRLWCKDDEGVFIVYDRNFTPYFYVIPYEDFDPMRVEVEARNRIITPQSAEVVEKKVFGKVISVYKIYAKHPQDVPKLREEFKKYGDVREADIPFAYRYLIDRDLACMDGIRVEGKVRLERGIRVVEAESVERVRKAGFPELKVLAFDCEMLSEFGMADPEKDPVIIIGVKMGDYEEIIHGEEREIISRFVKVIRELDPDIIVGYNQDGFDWPYLRKRAEKLSVRLAVGRDGSELTFRGGRPKMTGRLNVDLYDIAMRLDVKVKKLENVAEFLGRKVEIADIEAKDIYRKWVSGDKESVFRYSRQDILNTYFIAEELLPMHYELSKMIRVPVDDITRMGRGRQVDWLLLSEAYRLNELAPNPKEVEESYEGAFVLEPKRGLHENVYCLDFASMYPSIMIAYNISPDTYVAGKCEDCFVSPEVGHKFRKKPDGFFKRILLDLIGRRREVKQRMKEVDRESLEYRLLDIKQQTLKVLTNSFYGYTGWSGARWYCRQCAEATTAWGRHFIKKSAEIARSMGFEVLYGDTDSIFVRKDAPPEQLEREVEELIERITRELPVTIEVDEVYRSIFFVEKKRYAGLTSDGRVIVKGLEVRRGDWCELAKEVQREVIEIILRDKDPEKALRFVREVIANIKSGKYDLEKFVIYKGLTKKPSKYESMQAHVKAALKAREFGFVYPVGTKVGYVILEGSGNIGDRAYPLELIEGFDGEFVEIKTKHGTEKRRLDRDYYINNQVIPSVLRILERFGYNELSIKGNTQKTLDAFFG
- a CDS encoding class I SAM-dependent methyltransferase encodes the protein MGHRFSGRPEELWSERRRQIMPTDVFEREVISRVRGRRGTAVDYGAGSGYFTEVLARHFRRVYAIDAEWKMVEALRAEMEKRGIANVGAILSDRPVDFDFPVDFILFSNVLHEVDEPEELVEWSRIARFVCVIDWKKVETDFGPLLDERIGEEEMRELLEKHFSSVVSLDIYPYHYVLICHNEEDGLDETD
- a CDS encoding phosphocholine cytidylyltransferase family protein; its protein translation is MQAVILAAGMGSRLGTLTEKIPKALIDVGGKPLIAHSIEILRESGVRRFVIVTGYRAYKIRSYLEEHYDDIDVEYVHNHRYETTNNIYSLYLAAKQITGPYYILNSDIIFHPGIFRNIHESEKENLTISVDFRENLGEEEMKVVVEDERVVEISKKIDPARAHGEYIGITKVTERSASALVESLEETMDVHGKRVFYEHAFQMMIDKGHEVNYAPTSGLAWTEIDTIEDLIHAREEVYPAIAGR
- a CDS encoding nucleotidyltransferase domain-containing protein, whose translation is MVDDRLLEELRRDFSGFAEKCRGIVLFGSHAKGEATKRSDVDVCLVTPEKGVFDAVLSKLGGKYDIRVFEELPYHVRADIIQNHVRIYARDDLDMYFYKQLKIWKDMEHRVKENEFESVWEKLRLRRRWMSEKEKILGEIGVDRGRS
- a CDS encoding biotin/lipoyl-containing protein, with the protein product MVRYSVIVNGKRFDVEVEELSSNRFKVVVNGKEEEIELFEERRAVEAKEKVEAPVSAGKAEGGEVKAEMSGSVVRILVKEGEAVKKGQPVLILEAMKMENEVVSPADGIVESIEVREGDKVQAGDVLIRIRAEGGGSPAEKPKAVEGDGTQVKAEMAGTIVRIVKKEGEAVKSGEAVVILEAMKMENEISSPVDGVVSKVYVKEGDKVQAGDVLFSVS
- a CDS encoding DUF86 domain-containing protein, with product MRRKRYLEKLEWIEEEVNFTAGMDLNGNVERRAVLYSILTAVEAAMDIVAMLLKDLGFEVEDDYSNIKKLVDEGVLSEEDADLLRRFNGLRNAIAHHYNHLDLKKVEGAIESMGELLDIAARLVEVAEKLVK
- the cobT gene encoding nicotinate mononucleotide-dependent phosphoribosyltransferase CobT translates to MSYRVVKGEDFSHLLERDVAFLLCIGNTRTAEIQGITVAGESPELIKFTPPADAELLYYGHCKSIPFPPATPDGKPTPALITYTALRLLGTPLFVVDSGLMVKPKIPYYSINAPVGNNIAEGKAMELEAAVEAFEYAKILGREFSKRFEVLMIGESIPAGTTTAGAVLKAMGVEAKVSSSMPENPVEVKRQVIEKAVSRINSSDPLEILAEVGDPVLLAVTGIALGSRKPVILAGGTQMAAASQVIRAIDEAKEIHIATTVYVAEDSTADIAEIAATDVIASDPGLGESVKPGLRAYAEGFVKEGVGAGGATLLAYKNGFTKEMFLKEIEKDYEIIVEQAKK